One stretch of Campylobacter sp. CCS1377 DNA includes these proteins:
- the fabZ gene encoding 3-hydroxyacyl-ACP dehydratase FabZ, producing MIDVMQIQKILPHRYPFLLVDKITDLKVGEVVRGYKNISISDQVFMGHFPDHPIYPGVLILEGMAQTGGVLAFESMDDKVDPKSKVVYFTGIDGAKFRSPVRVGDRLDYEMCVVKNRGNLWIFKGQAFVDGNLVAEAELKAMIVDK from the coding sequence ATGATAGATGTAATGCAAATTCAAAAAATTCTACCTCATCGCTACCCTTTTCTACTTGTCGATAAAATCACAGATTTAAAAGTTGGAGAAGTAGTTAGAGGATATAAAAATATTAGCATAAGCGATCAAGTTTTTATGGGACACTTCCCAGATCATCCAATTTATCCAGGAGTGCTTATCTTGGAAGGTATGGCGCAAACGGGTGGAGTTTTGGCCTTTGAAAGTATGGATGATAAAGTCGATCCAAAAAGTAAGGTGGTATATTTTACAGGTATAGATGGAGCTAAATTTAGAAGCCCTGTAAGAGTTGGCGATAGACTTGATTATGAAATGTGTGTAGTTAAAAATCGTGGAAATTTATGGATTTTTAAAGGTCAAGCTTTTGTGGATGGGAATTTAGTTGCAGAAGCAGAGCTTAAAGCAATGATAGTGGATAAATAA
- a CDS encoding epoxyqueuosine reductase QueH, producing the protein MLVHICCSVDSHYFIEELRKEYPKEKIVGYFYDPNIHPLSEYELRFLDVKRSCDKLGIKLYKGKYEYEKWLKAVKGYEDEPEKGARCEICFDLRMGSSVEFAAKLGEKKLTTTLLTSPKKDLEQLKNALQKECEPYGVEFLAPDFRKNGGTQRQFALAKKEMLYHQNYCGCIYGLKKQKQDKSFIDELMSPMNGQIMPASIEARIKLYKKVNLLEKKGVKFEIIRQKFLNYRLLSALIKLDKKATKSHILFYSHFKNHYTRFSLDENNLSQNLKNGIYKSTKDEMIFIEFSRFNAYFKSKWQSFEDFLKHPLSVEAEIKFRTKFCGAYDLSPIIVLEKILPVRYEIIAKSEIYYDTKEIIEKLS; encoded by the coding sequence ATGCTAGTGCATATTTGTTGCAGTGTGGATAGTCATTATTTCATAGAAGAGTTAAGAAAAGAATACCCTAAAGAAAAAATTGTAGGGTATTTTTACGATCCAAATATCCACCCTTTAAGCGAATATGAGCTTAGATTTTTAGATGTGAAAAGGTCGTGTGATAAGCTTGGAATTAAACTTTATAAGGGCAAATACGAGTATGAAAAATGGCTAAAAGCCGTAAAGGGCTATGAAGATGAGCCTGAAAAAGGTGCAAGATGTGAAATTTGCTTTGATTTAAGAATGGGCTCTAGTGTGGAATTCGCAGCAAAACTTGGAGAAAAAAAGCTTACAACCACGCTTTTAACAAGTCCTAAAAAAGATTTAGAGCAGTTAAAAAATGCTTTACAAAAAGAATGCGAACCTTATGGAGTGGAATTTTTAGCTCCTGATTTTCGCAAAAATGGTGGCACGCAAAGGCAATTTGCTTTGGCAAAAAAAGAAATGCTTTATCATCAAAATTATTGCGGTTGCATTTATGGGCTTAAGAAGCAAAAGCAAGATAAAAGCTTTATTGATGAATTAATGTCACCTATGAATGGGCAAATAATGCCCGCAAGCATAGAAGCAAGGATTAAGCTTTATAAAAAAGTGAATTTGCTTGAAAAAAAGGGTGTTAAATTTGAAATTATAAGGCAAAAATTTTTAAATTACCGACTTTTAAGTGCTTTAATAAAGCTTGATAAAAAGGCTACAAAAAGCCATATTTTGTTTTATTCTCATTTTAAAAATCATTACACAAGATTTTCTTTAGATGAAAACAATCTAAGCCAAAATTTAAAAAATGGAATTTATAAAAGCACAAAAGATGAGATGATTTTTATAGAATTTAGTCGTTTTAATGCTTATTTTAAAAGCAAATGGCAAAGCTTTGAAGACTTTTTAAAACACCCTTTAAGCGTAGAAGCAGAGATTAAATTTCGCACGAAATTTTGCGGAGCTTATGATCTTTCGCCCATTATTGTGCTTGAGAAAATTCTACCCGTAAGATATGAAATTATAGCAAAAAGTGAAATTTATTACGATACAAAAGAAATCATTGAAAAATTGTCTTAA
- the bcp gene encoding thioredoxin-dependent thiol peroxidase, translated as MNSLKIGEKAPNFELLNQDGVKIALKDFLGKKVILYFYPKDNTLGCTQEACDFSANYDKFGDKNAVIIGISPDSVNSHEKFITKFDLKHILLSDSEKEVAKMYGVWGLKKNYGKEYEGIIRSTFIIDEAGKISEIYSNVRVKDHALKVLESL; from the coding sequence ATGAATAGTTTGAAAATAGGCGAAAAAGCACCAAATTTTGAGCTTTTAAACCAAGATGGTGTAAAGATAGCCTTGAAAGACTTTTTAGGCAAAAAGGTGATTTTGTATTTTTATCCAAAGGACAATACCCTAGGTTGCACACAAGAAGCGTGTGATTTTAGTGCAAATTATGATAAATTCGGTGATAAAAATGCTGTGATTATCGGTATAAGTCCCGATAGTGTAAATTCACATGAAAAATTCATTACTAAATTTGATTTGAAGCATATTTTGCTAAGTGATAGCGAAAAGGAAGTTGCTAAAATGTATGGAGTTTGGGGACTTAAGAAAAATTATGGCAAAGAATATGAAGGCATTATCCGCTCTACTTTTATCATCGATGAAGCTGGAAAAATCAGCGAAATTTATAGCAATGTTCGCGTAAAAGATCATGCTTTAAAAGTGCTTGAAAGTCTTTAA
- a CDS encoding 4-oxalocrotonate tautomerase family protein — MPIVNIKLAKPALSKEQKAELISDITELLSTKYGKAKERVVVMLEDIEGYDIGFGGESVEAIKAKASK, encoded by the coding sequence ATGCCAATAGTAAACATAAAATTAGCGAAACCGGCTTTAAGTAAGGAGCAAAAAGCCGAGTTAATAAGTGATATAACCGAGCTTTTAAGCACAAAATACGGCAAAGCAAAAGAAAGAGTTGTCGTAATGTTAGAAGATATTGAAGGCTATGATATAGGCTTTGGTGGGGAAAGTGTGGAAGCAATAAAAGCAAAGGCAAGCAAATGA
- the ilvE gene encoding branched-chain-amino-acid transaminase, whose protein sequence is MISADKIWMDGKLVDFKDANLHFLTHSLHYGNAVFEGTRAYKTDKGLAIFRLEDHTKRLLESAKITLLNCPFSQKELENAQIELLKANNFKGNVYIRPLIFLGDGIMGLYHIKAPVRVGIAAWEWGAYLGEEGLEKGIKVKISSFARNSVKSCMGKAKASANYLNSQIAKFEAIEAGYEEALMLDEEGFIAEGTGECFFIIKNGVLITPPNDFSLKSITQDTVLKIAHDLGLAVLRQRISRDEAYTADEAFFTGTAAEITPINNIDTRIIGNGARGEITKKLQDAFFDVVYGRNAKYASMLTYI, encoded by the coding sequence ATGATCTCAGCAGATAAAATTTGGATGGATGGTAAATTAGTTGATTTTAAAGATGCAAATTTGCACTTTTTAACCCATTCTTTGCATTATGGCAATGCTGTTTTTGAAGGAACTAGGGCTTATAAAACAGATAAAGGTTTAGCGATTTTTAGACTCGAAGATCACACTAAAAGACTTTTAGAGTCTGCAAAAATCACTCTTTTAAACTGTCCTTTTTCTCAAAAAGAACTTGAAAATGCACAAATTGAACTCCTAAAAGCAAATAATTTTAAAGGCAATGTTTATATTCGTCCTTTGATTTTTTTAGGTGATGGTATTATGGGACTTTATCATATAAAAGCTCCAGTAAGAGTAGGAATTGCTGCTTGGGAATGGGGTGCTTATCTTGGTGAAGAAGGTTTAGAAAAAGGCATTAAGGTAAAAATTTCCTCTTTTGCAAGAAATAGCGTAAAATCTTGCATGGGAAAAGCCAAAGCAAGCGCAAACTATCTAAATTCTCAAATCGCTAAATTTGAAGCAATTGAGGCAGGATATGAAGAAGCTTTAATGCTTGATGAAGAAGGTTTCATTGCGGAAGGAACAGGAGAGTGTTTCTTTATAATAAAAAATGGAGTTTTAATCACTCCGCCAAACGATTTTTCCCTAAAAAGCATCACTCAAGATACTGTACTTAAAATCGCTCACGATCTTGGTCTTGCTGTGCTTCGCCAAAGAATTTCAAGAGATGAAGCTTACACAGCAGATGAGGCATTTTTTACTGGGACTGCTGCTGAAATAACGCCTATTAACAACATTGATACAAGAATTATAGGCAATGGTGCAAGGGGAGAAATTACAAAAAAACTCCAAGATGCATTCTTTGATGTAGTTTATGGACGCAATGCAAAATACGCATCAATGTTAACTTATATCTAA
- a CDS encoding prohibitin family protein → MPADLNDYFNKKNGNSNNQNNRQNFNFKVPEFNFKGFGKFSPLIYGIIIIVLFLVLAKPFAIINEGEMGIKVTTGSYDPKPLKSGLHFFVPIIQKIIIVDTRQRQMTYTSQDSTSSIQTGAGIINKSSISVLDKKGLTVLVNITIKYNLNPEQVSNTIANWNLNWEDKIIDPTVRNVVQSVIGQYTAETLPANRNAIADLIREEVTKNVSSLVNKPVFLQSVELREIILPARVKEQIELVQIAQQEAVRAQQEALRKAILAEGEANATIINSKAKADATKIEAQAQSYANKEIANSLNIPLLNLKQIEVQGKFNEALKVNQDAKIFLTPGGAVPNIWVDTKDIKKQGSIQ, encoded by the coding sequence ATGCCAGCTGATTTAAATGATTATTTTAATAAAAAAAATGGAAATTCAAACAACCAAAACAATCGTCAAAATTTCAATTTTAAAGTGCCTGAATTTAATTTCAAAGGTTTTGGGAAATTTTCGCCTTTGATTTATGGAATAATTATCATTGTTTTATTTTTAGTTCTTGCAAAACCTTTTGCTATTATCAATGAAGGGGAAATGGGAATCAAGGTAACCACAGGTAGTTATGATCCAAAACCTTTAAAATCTGGTCTTCACTTTTTTGTCCCAATCATTCAAAAAATCATCATTGTAGATACCAGACAAAGGCAAATGACTTACACTTCTCAAGATAGCACAAGTAGCATACAAACTGGGGCGGGTATTATCAACAAAAGTTCCATTTCTGTGCTTGATAAAAAAGGTTTAACTGTTCTTGTTAATATTACCATTAAATATAATCTTAATCCAGAACAAGTTTCAAACACTATAGCGAATTGGAATTTAAACTGGGAAGATAAAATTATCGATCCAACAGTGCGTAATGTCGTTCAAAGTGTTATAGGTCAATATACAGCAGAAACTTTGCCAGCAAATCGTAATGCCATAGCAGATTTAATCCGTGAAGAAGTTACAAAAAATGTTTCATCTCTTGTCAATAAACCTGTATTTTTACAGTCTGTAGAATTAAGAGAAATCATCTTACCGGCTAGAGTAAAAGAGCAAATTGAACTCGTACAAATTGCCCAACAAGAAGCAGTTCGTGCCCAACAAGAAGCTTTAAGAAAAGCAATCTTAGCAGAGGGTGAAGCTAATGCTACTATTATTAACTCAAAAGCTAAAGCAGATGCTACTAAAATAGAAGCTCAAGCGCAATCTTATGCAAATAAAGAAATAGCAAACAGCCTAAACATTCCTTTACTGAATTTAAAACAAATTGAAGTCCAAGGTAAATTTAATGAGGCTTTAAAAGTAAATCAAGATGCTAAAATTTTCTTAACTCCAGGCGGAGCAGTGCCAAACATTTGGGTGGATACCAAAGACATCAAAAAACAAGGCTCTATACAATAA
- a CDS encoding DUF2393 family protein, whose amino-acid sequence MTNIREILMFYINHLYTIDYLFFTLVLIFFLLILILSLFARHKPFLAFFIFFLAFILSGALGYFGYNFLDKKIRDRSTQILSIKNLQSSAMLAIDFDISNHSKYNFKFCKITAKIYQKSNPNDNILTRYKLQFIPIKIKSLILNDLEKGKTQIQRISFENFQNNDNIDIKLVSKCF is encoded by the coding sequence ATGACAAATATCAGAGAAATTTTGATGTTTTATATCAATCATTTATATACAATTGATTATCTCTTTTTTACCCTTGTACTTATATTCTTTTTACTTATATTAATTCTTAGCTTGTTTGCAAGACACAAACCATTCTTGGCCTTTTTTATATTTTTTTTAGCCTTTATTTTATCAGGAGCTTTAGGATATTTTGGCTACAATTTTTTAGATAAAAAAATTCGCGATAGAAGCACTCAAATTTTATCTATTAAAAATTTGCAAAGCTCAGCTATGCTTGCAATCGATTTTGACATTAGCAATCACTCAAAATATAATTTCAAATTTTGTAAAATTACGGCAAAAATTTATCAAAAAAGTAATCCTAATGATAATATTTTAACGCGTTATAAACTTCAATTTATTCCTATTAAAATAAAAAGTTTAATTTTAAATGATTTAGAAAAAGGAAAAACACAAATTCAAAGAATCAGTTTTGAAAATTTTCAAAATAATGATAATATAGACATCAAATTAGTTTCAAAGTGTTTTTAA
- a CDS encoding DUF2393 family protein: protein MYFTGFHFIISIILLLCFILICILIFLKIKNKQIAAIFYGINVIFIGILSYSLFLTINQYTKKTSITNINYKRNLRSESIIISGRLNNFSKYPVKNCVLKFTIVDKRGDASGEMFNTQNFKNTKGENRSVSYDIELTSFLAGNTYQDFVKSVPMPPEFINFEFYHTLSCR from the coding sequence ATGTATTTTACAGGTTTTCATTTCATCATCTCAATTATTTTATTGCTTTGTTTTATACTCATTTGTATATTGATTTTTCTCAAAATTAAAAACAAACAAATAGCAGCCATCTTTTATGGTATTAATGTGATTTTTATAGGAATTTTAAGCTATTCGCTTTTTTTAACCATCAATCAATACACCAAAAAAACAAGTATTACAAATATAAATTACAAAAGAAATTTAAGAAGCGAAAGTATAATTATCAGCGGAAGACTCAATAATTTTTCCAAATATCCCGTTAAAAATTGTGTTTTAAAATTTACCATAGTGGACAAAAGAGGTGATGCAAGCGGAGAAATGTTTAACACTCAAAATTTTAAAAATACAAAAGGTGAAAATCGCAGTGTAAGTTATGATATTGAGCTAACTTCTTTCTTGGCAGGAAATACCTACCAAGATTTTGTAAAATCAGTGCCTATGCCACCTGAATTTATTAATTTTGAATTTTATCACACCCTATCGTGTCGTTAA
- a CDS encoding formate dehydrogenase subunit gamma, with protein sequence MKKIFLVLLASFASLFAYGDERMGQDTQIWAQQRIENIATYDTFGKLWTSLQGEYIASVALISIIVVLSAFALHFMVIGPKKFSHDGNKIYAFNLFERIFHFIAALSWIILVPTGLIMIFGSYFGGGVFVRVCKNLHAFATILFIISIIPMFLCWIKRMLPAKYDIKWLMIVGGYLSKVKRPVPAGKFNFGQKSWYYIAVFGGFLMIITGGFMYFVDFDSTVVQSVFGLSQIDLLRLSAIIHNFLGILCVVFFCVHIYMAVFAIKGSIHSMVSGYKEEEEVYILHSKWYEELSKNKQINPSFSYDENSKN encoded by the coding sequence ATGAAAAAAATATTTTTAGTACTTTTAGCAAGTTTTGCGAGTTTGTTTGCCTATGGCGATGAAAGAATGGGGCAAGATACGCAAATTTGGGCTCAGCAACGCATAGAAAATATAGCAACCTATGATACCTTTGGTAAGCTTTGGACAAGTTTGCAAGGAGAATATATCGCAAGCGTTGCTTTGATCTCTATCATAGTGGTTTTATCGGCTTTTGCTCTACATTTTATGGTTATAGGTCCTAAGAAATTTTCTCACGATGGAAATAAAATTTATGCTTTTAATTTATTTGAAAGAATTTTTCATTTTATCGCAGCACTTTCTTGGATCATCTTGGTGCCAACGGGTTTGATTATGATTTTTGGTTCGTATTTTGGTGGAGGTGTTTTTGTAAGGGTTTGTAAAAATTTACATGCTTTTGCGACGATTTTATTTATCATTTCTATTATCCCTATGTTTTTGTGTTGGATAAAAAGAATGTTGCCGGCTAAATATGATATCAAATGGCTTATGATAGTTGGGGGCTATTTAAGCAAAGTAAAACGCCCAGTGCCTGCGGGTAAATTTAATTTTGGTCAAAAATCTTGGTATTATATCGCTGTATTTGGTGGCTTTTTGATGATAATTACGGGTGGATTTATGTATTTTGTTGATTTTGATTCCACTGTGGTTCAAAGCGTTTTTGGATTGAGTCAAATTGATCTTTTAAGACTTAGTGCTATTATTCACAATTTCTTAGGAATACTTTGTGTGGTGTTTTTTTGCGTTCATATTTATATGGCTGTTTTTGCCATTAAAGGAAGTATCCATTCTATGGTTAGTGGCTATAAGGAAGAAGAAGAAGTTTATATCTTGCATAGCAAATGGTATGAAGAATTAAGTAAAAATAAACAAATCAATCCAAGCTTTAGTTATGATGAAAATTCTAAAAATTAA
- the fdh3B gene encoding formate dehydrogenase FDH3 subunit beta codes for MSKVNFANLEKERLKFFCDNERCIDCNGCAVACDEAHELPINIRRRRVITLNEGVQGKEVSTSISCMHCDDAPCAIVCPVDCFYIRADGIVLHDKEICIGCGYCLYACPFGAPQFPKDSVFGNKGIMDKCTMCAGGPESTNSEKERELYGQNRIAEGKVPVCAAMCSTKALLVGESSKIEEIYHNRLQSRGYGIANPSQSIEWKIAYIGKERL; via the coding sequence ATGAGTAAAGTCAATTTTGCAAATTTGGAAAAAGAACGCTTGAAATTCTTTTGCGATAATGAGCGTTGTATTGATTGTAATGGTTGTGCGGTGGCTTGTGATGAAGCACATGAGCTTCCTATTAATATCCGCAGGCGCCGTGTTATTACTTTAAATGAAGGTGTGCAAGGCAAAGAAGTTTCAACTTCAATTTCTTGTATGCACTGTGATGATGCGCCTTGTGCTATCGTGTGTCCTGTGGATTGTTTTTATATCCGTGCAGATGGTATTGTTTTGCATGATAAAGAAATTTGCATAGGTTGCGGATACTGTCTTTATGCTTGCCCTTTTGGCGCACCGCAATTTCCAAAAGACAGTGTATTTGGCAACAAAGGCATTATGGATAAATGCACCATGTGTGCAGGTGGGCCTGAAAGTACAAATTCTGAAAAAGAAAGAGAGCTTTATGGGCAAAATCGTATTGCTGAAGGAAAAGTACCTGTGTGCGCGGCAATGTGTTCAACTAAAGCACTTTTGGTAGGAGAAAGTTCTAAAATTGAAGAGATTTATCATAATAGACTACAAAGTAGGGGTTATGGCATAGCCAATCCTTCGCAAAGTATAGAGTGGAAAATCGCTTATATAGGAAAGGAACGCTTATGA
- a CDS encoding formate dehydrogenase subunit alpha, which produces MSSINENIKLNRRSFLKMAALSSLATPLLARSENLREANADELKEAYEGSKKVKSVCTACSVGCGIIAEVQNGVWVRQEIAQDHPVSFGGHCCKGSDMIDMVRSHVRLKYPMKKENGEWKRISYEQALNEIGEKLATYRKENPESVMFLGSAKLNNEQAYYIRKFAAFFGTNNVDHQARIUHSATVAGVANTFGYGAMTNHLGDIQRSKCIIIIGANPAVNHPVGFRHFLKAKEKGAKLIVVDPRFTKSAAKADIYARIRPGTDIAFMYGMLKIIFDEGLEDTKYLDERVFGIDKIREEAAKWTLDEVENVTGVSKELLIQITHEVAKNKPATLVWAMGLTQHTVGTSNTRLAPIVQMVLGNIGKFGGGVNILRGHDNVQGASDMACLSENLPGYYALNEATWRYYAKIWGVDYEWLLGNFVSKDWMHKTGLSLARWWAAALNGKDGNDKVDNAGTPLKALMVMGNGITSTAQQVKVKEGLEALELLVLIDPFVNEAGIISERKDGIYLLPAATQFETSGSVTATNRSGQWRFKIIDPLYESKEDQEILFELAKRLGFYEDYTKTLRDEKGEIVWPENATREIARAVRSIGLNGWSPERLKKHTLNWDKFDEVTLEGKDEVAGEYYGLPWPCWSDKHPGTPVLYNTDIEVAKGGMGFRNNFGLEYEGESLLAKNAPLNSPINTGYPQITKDNIEKILGITLSAEEKEKMGATWSYDDSNIIATKCIEKGVVPYGNAKARAVVWTFKDQIPLHREPLHSPRADLVQKYPSFEDQKALYRVDTKFISVQQAKDYSKEFPLNLVTARLVNLNGAGMENRASMYLTRLTPEMFCEINPELALEQDIKKGDMIWVHSPEGTKIRVRVKINPSVAKDMIFLPFHFTGVMQGVDLTHNFPQGTKPYASGESANTVTNYGYDIMCQIPETKGGLCRISKDGV; this is translated from the coding sequence ATGTCAAGTATAAATGAAAATATTAAGCTCAATCGTCGCTCTTTTCTTAAAATGGCAGCGCTTTCAAGTTTAGCTACACCGCTACTTGCAAGAAGCGAAAATTTGAGAGAAGCAAATGCAGATGAATTAAAAGAAGCTTATGAAGGAAGTAAAAAGGTTAAAAGTGTTTGCACCGCGTGTTCTGTGGGCTGTGGAATTATCGCAGAAGTGCAAAATGGTGTTTGGGTGCGTCAAGAAATTGCACAAGATCATCCTGTAAGTTTTGGCGGACATTGCTGTAAGGGCTCTGATATGATTGATATGGTGCGTTCGCATGTGCGTTTAAAATATCCTATGAAAAAAGAAAATGGAGAATGGAAACGCATCAGCTATGAACAAGCCTTAAATGAAATTGGAGAAAAGCTAGCTACCTATCGCAAGGAAAATCCTGAAAGTGTTATGTTTTTAGGATCTGCAAAGCTTAATAACGAGCAAGCTTATTATATAAGAAAATTCGCAGCTTTTTTTGGCACAAACAATGTAGATCATCAAGCAAGAATTTGACACAGCGCAACAGTCGCCGGTGTGGCGAATACATTTGGTTATGGCGCTATGACAAACCATCTTGGAGATATTCAAAGAAGTAAATGCATTATTATCATTGGTGCAAATCCTGCGGTAAATCACCCTGTAGGCTTTAGACATTTCTTAAAAGCAAAAGAAAAAGGGGCTAAGCTTATCGTTGTAGATCCTAGATTTACTAAAAGTGCAGCCAAAGCGGATATTTATGCAAGAATTCGTCCAGGGACAGATATAGCTTTTATGTATGGAATGCTAAAAATCATTTTCGATGAGGGCTTAGAAGATACAAAATACCTTGATGAAAGAGTTTTTGGTATAGATAAAATTCGTGAAGAAGCGGCAAAATGGACTCTTGATGAGGTAGAAAATGTTACTGGAGTTTCTAAAGAACTTCTCATTCAAATCACTCATGAGGTAGCTAAAAATAAACCAGCAACATTAGTTTGGGCTATGGGCTTAACACAGCACACCGTAGGAACTTCAAATACGCGTTTAGCACCTATTGTACAAATGGTTTTAGGAAATATAGGTAAATTTGGTGGCGGAGTAAATATTTTACGCGGACACGATAATGTGCAAGGCGCCTCAGACATGGCGTGTTTGAGCGAGAATTTGCCAGGTTATTATGCTTTAAATGAAGCGACTTGGAGATATTATGCCAAAATTTGGGGCGTGGATTATGAGTGGCTTTTGGGGAATTTTGTTAGTAAAGACTGGATGCATAAAACTGGACTTTCACTTGCTAGATGGTGGGCTGCAGCACTTAATGGCAAAGATGGAAATGATAAGGTTGATAATGCAGGAACACCTTTAAAAGCTTTAATGGTAATGGGAAATGGTATCACTTCAACCGCACAACAAGTAAAGGTTAAAGAAGGTTTGGAAGCTTTAGAACTTTTGGTTTTGATTGATCCTTTTGTCAATGAAGCAGGGATCATTTCTGAAAGAAAAGATGGAATTTATCTTTTACCTGCTGCAACGCAATTTGAAACAAGCGGAAGTGTAACAGCGACAAATCGTAGCGGACAATGGAGATTTAAAATTATAGATCCGCTTTATGAGAGCAAAGAAGATCAAGAAATTTTATTTGAACTTGCTAAAAGATTAGGTTTTTATGAAGATTATACCAAGACTTTGCGCGATGAAAAAGGTGAGATCGTTTGGCCTGAAAATGCAACAAGAGAAATCGCAAGAGCGGTTAGAAGTATAGGACTTAATGGTTGGAGTCCTGAAAGACTCAAAAAGCACACTTTAAATTGGGATAAATTTGACGAAGTGACTTTAGAGGGCAAAGATGAGGTTGCAGGGGAGTATTATGGGCTTCCTTGGCCTTGCTGGAGTGATAAGCACCCAGGAACTCCTGTGCTTTATAATACTGATATCGAGGTAGCAAAAGGCGGTATGGGCTTTAGAAACAACTTTGGACTCGAGTATGAGGGTGAGAGCTTATTGGCAAAAAATGCACCGCTAAATTCGCCTATTAATACCGGTTATCCGCAAATCACAAAGGATAATATAGAAAAAATTCTAGGTATCACTTTAAGTGCAGAAGAAAAAGAAAAAATGGGTGCAACTTGGTCTTATGATGATAGTAATATCATAGCAACTAAATGTATAGAAAAAGGCGTAGTGCCTTATGGAAATGCTAAGGCTAGAGCTGTAGTTTGGACTTTTAAAGATCAAATTCCACTTCACAGAGAGCCACTGCATTCTCCAAGAGCAGATTTAGTGCAAAAATACCCTAGTTTTGAAGATCAAAAAGCACTTTATCGCGTGGATACTAAATTTATTTCTGTGCAACAAGCTAAGGATTATTCTAAAGAATTCCCGCTTAATCTAGTCACCGCAAGACTTGTGAATTTAAATGGTGCAGGTATGGAAAATAGAGCTTCTATGTATTTAACGCGTTTAACGCCTGAAATGTTTTGTGAGATTAATCCCGAGCTTGCACTTGAGCAAGATATTAAAAAGGGCGATATGATTTGGGTGCATTCTCCAGAAGGCACTAAAATTCGTGTGCGTGTGAAAATCAATCCTAGCGTGGCAAAAGATATGATTTTCTTACCTTTCCATTTTACCGGCGTGATGCAAGGGGTGGATTTAACGCATAATTTCCCACAAGGAACTAAGCCTTACGCAAGTGGTGAAAGTGCCAATACCGTGACAAATTATGGCTATGATATTATGTGTCAAATTCCAGAAACCAAAGGCGGATTGTGCCGTATTTCAAAAGATGGAGTGTAA
- a CDS encoding twin-arginine translocation signal domain-containing protein yields MKNRREFLKKSAIALGATGVLGGASVVLAQDEERKDLVRGKSKKKEVLYQRSANWEKYYIKAE; encoded by the coding sequence GTGAAAAATCGCAGGGAATTTCTTAAAAAATCTGCTATTGCCTTAGGAGCTACAGGAGTGCTTGGTGGTGCAAGTGTAGTTTTAGCGCAAGATGAAGAAAGAAAAGATCTTGTTAGAGGTAAAAGCAAGAAAAAAGAAGTGCTTTATCAAAGAAGTGCTAATTGGGAAAAATATTATATAAAGGCTGAGTGA
- a CDS encoding molecular chaperone TorD family protein encodes MDISKLKIARSLYYKCLGELFTFSLSGQRLTHLNEYLSAMKQGLFDESLASCFDFLLENLEKTQSPKDFYEEYDKLFLTLKNAIPTTFSYIEEGFENSKALLNVKQILAKSSLRRNEKNFKESEDSVGFCFLLMSEFIKEENNDLAKELFAKLINKNIDEFLKLIFENQNANLYKQVALIAMAFMEFERFCFELEKPMTISSKKVQNDLSRSEFLRRESNKQRRAREKSQGIS; translated from the coding sequence ATGGATATTTCAAAACTAAAAATTGCTAGAAGTCTTTATTATAAGTGTTTAGGGGAACTTTTTACCTTCTCGCTTTCTGGGCAAAGATTAACGCATTTAAATGAGTATTTAAGTGCTATGAAACAGGGGCTTTTTGATGAAAGTTTGGCGTCTTGTTTTGATTTTTTGCTTGAGAATTTAGAAAAAACGCAAAGTCCTAAAGATTTTTATGAAGAATACGACAAGCTTTTTTTGACTTTAAAGAATGCTATCCCCACAACTTTTTCTTATATAGAAGAAGGTTTTGAAAATTCAAAAGCTTTATTAAATGTGAAGCAAATTTTAGCAAAAAGTTCTTTGCGTCGTAATGAGAAGAATTTTAAAGAAAGTGAAGACAGTGTAGGTTTTTGCTTTTTATTAATGAGTGAATTTATAAAGGAAGAAAACAATGATTTAGCTAAAGAGCTTTTTGCAAAGCTTATCAATAAAAACATTGATGAATTTTTAAAACTGATTTTTGAGAATCAAAATGCAAATCTTTACAAACAAGTTGCTTTGATCGCAATGGCATTTATGGAGTTTGAAAGATTTTGTTTTGAACTTGAAAAACCTATGACAATATCTTCTAAAAAAGTTCAAAATGATTTATCGCGTTCTGAATTTTTAAGAAGAGAATCAAACAAACAAAGGAGGGCTCGTGAAAAATCGCAGGGAATTTCTTAA